A single window of Lutzomyia longipalpis isolate SR_M1_2022 chromosome 1, ASM2433408v1 DNA harbors:
- the LOC129785966 gene encoding uncharacterized protein LOC129785966 isoform X6, with protein sequence MSAATTTTTQMSMPSTSSVAGGPPDTNRQLFSVKQERHDEAEILELAAKMMESHKAQMTKAAQQQAMQQQMRSVNVINSTGQTNILNYFPRKTSQQGSSSLQAAGTSASIVPTTTPAAASAVTATNGGTYNGKQPNGETTSSSASPDGSTEKKPCDEESQKGHFGWHTFNKSIYIPYILRSGEKYCAVRIVESKLLNKYLNYLHHDIYSCTCVRSYYITEAEGRLLNEINHKHSESHFGREMFTVKDLVVRLSDVSKFWTFLDVCYKKLLMGNNGQGQSEKCGFIRINKESVVPYTVRDGQKFVPLFYFEGETENLKLKADNLSGWDLSYLKFCCKVQGIRNELFASDKVAVISLTDIKSYFPPGTQFEDYWPNKVVDTQLLVQKSNANSSVHWTRQPTAPPPKPTSSTQSKAAPTRKQATAVSYGNAAMSQVNMQQRLPGQMGSTNTPVVSNVWSNLTSVSGLNLTPGQQEHVLRMAQVAQQAQSQRAYPTTRSQVQNIMQRQPYNVNFPPVAAAAAAMSAMTGLSSSSNQVPPPLIRGAQQAPTSHHMSAASLLHHQQQQQQQHHHQQHHQQQQQLQQQQQILQQQRGQQILTNGRCNTNAQNLMHGAPSAASAAAQVAAMQQHQRQSSVDASRLSAIPEMVSHNGNVPYKMQKAQIDGCTVPCINMKAYTYTDLLMTLADLKDIFFPHMTLENCRKVLDVLNVELYKGNRSQLKVFQEYGHHGMENMALVLVQDIINFMPQLKYMVRSQTQEQPAHKRARIS encoded by the exons ATGT cagcagcaacaacaacgACAACTCAAATGTCCATGCCGTCAACATCGTCTGTAGCAGGAGGCCCGCCAGATACCAACCGACAGCTTTTTAGCGTAAAGCAAGAGAGACACGACGAAGCGGAGATTTTGGAGTTGGCTGCCAAAATGATGGAGAGTCACAAGGCGCAAATGACCAAAGCGGCACAACAGCAGGCAATGCAACAGCAAATGCGTTCTGTGAATGTGATCAATAGCACAGGTCAGAcgaatatattaaattatttcccaaGAAAAACCTCACAGCAAGGATCGTCGTCATTACAAGCAGCTGGAACAAGTGCTTCGATTGTACCGACGACCACACCAGCGGCAGCGTCAGCGGTGACGGCAACGAATGGTGGTACGTACAACGGGAAACAACCAAATGGTGAGACAACATCGAGCTCTGCAAGTCCCGACGGCAGCACCGAGAAGAAGCCATGCGATGAGGAGAGTCAAAAGGGTCACTTTGGATGGCATACATTCAATAAATCCATCTACATCCCCTATATCCTGAGATCCGGGGAAAAGTACTGCGCTGTGCGTATTGTGGAGAGTAAACTTCTCAATAAATACTTGAACTACCTCCACCATGATATCTACAGTTGCACATGCGTTCGCAGTTACTACATTACCGAAGCCGAGGGGAGGCTCCTCAATGAGATTAATCATAAGCACAGTGAATCACATTTTGGGCGAGAAATGTTCACTGTAAAGGATTTAGTTGTTCGCCTATCTGACGTGAGCAAATTCTGGACATTCCTTGATGTTTGCTACAAGAAACTCCTTATGGGAAACAATGGGCAGGGGCAGTCCGAGAAATGTGGATTTATTAGGATTAACAAAGAATCTGTAGTTCCTTATACC gttcgTGATGGACAAAAGTTTGTTCCATTGTTCTACTTTGAGGGCGAAACGGAGAATTTGAAGTTGAAAGCTGACAATTTGTCCGGCTGGGATTTGTcctatttgaaattttgctgCAAAGTCCAAGGGATACGCAATGAGTTGTTTGCCAGTGATAAGGTTGCAGTAATAAGTTTGACTGATATCAAAAGTTACTTTCCACCTGGAACGCAATTTGAGGACTACTGGCCAAATAAGGTGGTGGACACACAATTACTGGTGCAAAAGTCAAATGCCAACAGTTCCGTACATTGGACACGACAACCTACAGCTCCACCACCGAAACCAACATCCAGCACCCAGTCAAAGGCAGCACCGACAAGGAAGCAAGCAACGGCTGTCTCCTATGGTAATGCTGCCATGTCACAGGTTAATATGCAACAGCGACTGCCTGGGCAAATGGGAAGCACAAATACACCCGTTGTGTCCAATGTGTGGTCCAACTTGACAAGTGTCTCAGGTCTCAATTTGACTCCTGGGCAGCAGGAGCATGTTCTAAGGATGGCTCAAGTTGCACAA CAGGCTCAATCCCAACGAGCTTACCCAACGACAAGATCTCAAGTACAGAATATTATGCAACGTCAGCCCTACAATGTGAACTTCCCACCCGTGGCGGCTGCTGCGGCAGCAATGTCTGCAATGACTGGTCTCTCTTCTAGCTCTAATCAGGTGCCCCCACCTCTCATACGAGGTGCGCAGCAAGCACCCACTAGTCATCACAT GTCGGCCGCCAGTTTACTCCATCatcaacagcagcagcagcaacagcaccACCATCAGCAGCACcaccagcagcagcagcagctgcaACAGCAGCAACAGATACTTCAGCAGCAACGTGGTCAACAAATACTGACCAATGGGCGATGCAATACAAATGCACAGAATTTAATGCATGGCGCCCCATCGGCTGCGAGTGCTGCTGCCCAAGTGGCGGCTATGCAGCAACATCAAAGGCAATCATCGGTGGATGCGTCACGCCTCTCGGCGATACCCGAGATGGTGTCGCACAATGGCAATGTGCCctacaaaatgcaaaaggcACAAATTGATGGGTGCACGGTGCCGTGTATCAATATGAAGGCATACACGTACACTGATTTGCTCATGACGCTTGCCGATCtcaaagatattttctttccacACATGACACTCGAGAACTGCCGAAAGGTACTCGATGTCCTCAATGTGGAGTTGTACAAAGGAAACAg GAGTCAATTGAAGGTGTTCCAGGAGTATGGGCATCATGGCATGGAGAATATGGCCCTGGTACTGGTGCAGGATATCATCAATTTCATGCCACAGCTCAAGTACATGGTACGGAGTCAGACACAGGAGCAGCCTGCACACAAGCGGGCGAGGATCAGCTAG
- the LOC129785966 gene encoding uncharacterized protein LOC129785966 isoform X8: MSAATTTTTQMSMPSTSSVAGGPPDTNRQLFSVKQERHDEAEILELAAKMMESHKAQMTKAAQQQAMQQQMRSVNVINSTAGTSASIVPTTTPAAASAVTATNGGTYNGKQPNGETTSSSASPDGSTEKKPCDEESQKGHFGWHTFNKSIYIPYILRSGEKYCAVRIVESKLLNKYLNYLHHDIYSCTCVRSYYITEAEGRLLNEINHKHSESHFGREMFTVKDLVVRLSDVSKFWTFLDVCYKKLLMGNNGQGQSEKCGFIRINKESVVPYTVRDGQKFVPLFYFEGETENLKLKADNLSGWDLSYLKFCCKVQGIRNELFASDKVAVISLTDIKSYFPPGTQFEDYWPNKVVDTQLLVQKSNANSSVHWTRQPTAPPPKPTSSTQSKAAPTRKQATAVSYGNAAMSQVNMQQRLPGQMGSTNTPVVSNVWSNLTSVSGLNLTPGQQEHVLRMAQVAQQAQSQRAYPTTRSQVQNIMQRQPYNVNFPPVAAAAAAMSAMTGLSSSSNQVPPPLIRGAQQAPTSHHMSAASLLHHQQQQQQQHHHQQHHQQQQQLQQQQQILQQQRGQQILTNGRCNTNAQNLMHGAPSAASAAAQVAAMQQHQRQSSVDASRLSAIPEMVSHNGNVPYKMQKAQIDGCTVPCINMKAYTYTDLLMTLADLKDIFFPHMTLENCRKVLDVLNVELYKGNRSQLKVFQEYGHHGMENMALVLVQDIINFMPQLKYMVRSQTQEQPAHKRARIS, translated from the exons ATGT cagcagcaacaacaacgACAACTCAAATGTCCATGCCGTCAACATCGTCTGTAGCAGGAGGCCCGCCAGATACCAACCGACAGCTTTTTAGCGTAAAGCAAGAGAGACACGACGAAGCGGAGATTTTGGAGTTGGCTGCCAAAATGATGGAGAGTCACAAGGCGCAAATGACCAAAGCGGCACAACAGCAGGCAATGCAACAGCAAATGCGTTCTGTGAATGTGATCAATAGCACAG CTGGAACAAGTGCTTCGATTGTACCGACGACCACACCAGCGGCAGCGTCAGCGGTGACGGCAACGAATGGTGGTACGTACAACGGGAAACAACCAAATGGTGAGACAACATCGAGCTCTGCAAGTCCCGACGGCAGCACCGAGAAGAAGCCATGCGATGAGGAGAGTCAAAAGGGTCACTTTGGATGGCATACATTCAATAAATCCATCTACATCCCCTATATCCTGAGATCCGGGGAAAAGTACTGCGCTGTGCGTATTGTGGAGAGTAAACTTCTCAATAAATACTTGAACTACCTCCACCATGATATCTACAGTTGCACATGCGTTCGCAGTTACTACATTACCGAAGCCGAGGGGAGGCTCCTCAATGAGATTAATCATAAGCACAGTGAATCACATTTTGGGCGAGAAATGTTCACTGTAAAGGATTTAGTTGTTCGCCTATCTGACGTGAGCAAATTCTGGACATTCCTTGATGTTTGCTACAAGAAACTCCTTATGGGAAACAATGGGCAGGGGCAGTCCGAGAAATGTGGATTTATTAGGATTAACAAAGAATCTGTAGTTCCTTATACC gttcgTGATGGACAAAAGTTTGTTCCATTGTTCTACTTTGAGGGCGAAACGGAGAATTTGAAGTTGAAAGCTGACAATTTGTCCGGCTGGGATTTGTcctatttgaaattttgctgCAAAGTCCAAGGGATACGCAATGAGTTGTTTGCCAGTGATAAGGTTGCAGTAATAAGTTTGACTGATATCAAAAGTTACTTTCCACCTGGAACGCAATTTGAGGACTACTGGCCAAATAAGGTGGTGGACACACAATTACTGGTGCAAAAGTCAAATGCCAACAGTTCCGTACATTGGACACGACAACCTACAGCTCCACCACCGAAACCAACATCCAGCACCCAGTCAAAGGCAGCACCGACAAGGAAGCAAGCAACGGCTGTCTCCTATGGTAATGCTGCCATGTCACAGGTTAATATGCAACAGCGACTGCCTGGGCAAATGGGAAGCACAAATACACCCGTTGTGTCCAATGTGTGGTCCAACTTGACAAGTGTCTCAGGTCTCAATTTGACTCCTGGGCAGCAGGAGCATGTTCTAAGGATGGCTCAAGTTGCACAA CAGGCTCAATCCCAACGAGCTTACCCAACGACAAGATCTCAAGTACAGAATATTATGCAACGTCAGCCCTACAATGTGAACTTCCCACCCGTGGCGGCTGCTGCGGCAGCAATGTCTGCAATGACTGGTCTCTCTTCTAGCTCTAATCAGGTGCCCCCACCTCTCATACGAGGTGCGCAGCAAGCACCCACTAGTCATCACAT GTCGGCCGCCAGTTTACTCCATCatcaacagcagcagcagcaacagcaccACCATCAGCAGCACcaccagcagcagcagcagctgcaACAGCAGCAACAGATACTTCAGCAGCAACGTGGTCAACAAATACTGACCAATGGGCGATGCAATACAAATGCACAGAATTTAATGCATGGCGCCCCATCGGCTGCGAGTGCTGCTGCCCAAGTGGCGGCTATGCAGCAACATCAAAGGCAATCATCGGTGGATGCGTCACGCCTCTCGGCGATACCCGAGATGGTGTCGCACAATGGCAATGTGCCctacaaaatgcaaaaggcACAAATTGATGGGTGCACGGTGCCGTGTATCAATATGAAGGCATACACGTACACTGATTTGCTCATGACGCTTGCCGATCtcaaagatattttctttccacACATGACACTCGAGAACTGCCGAAAGGTACTCGATGTCCTCAATGTGGAGTTGTACAAAGGAAACAg GAGTCAATTGAAGGTGTTCCAGGAGTATGGGCATCATGGCATGGAGAATATGGCCCTGGTACTGGTGCAGGATATCATCAATTTCATGCCACAGCTCAAGTACATGGTACGGAGTCAGACACAGGAGCAGCCTGCACACAAGCGGGCGAGGATCAGCTAG
- the LOC129785966 gene encoding methylcytosine dioxygenase TET isoform X2 has translation MSAATTTTTQMSMPSTSSVAGGPPDTNRQLFSVKQERHDEAEILELAAKMMESHKAQMTKAAQQQAMQQQMRSVNVINSTGQTNILNYFPRKTSQQGSSSLQAAGTSASIVPTTTPAAASAVTATNGGTYNGKQPNGETTSSSASPDGSTEKKPCDEESQKGHFGWHTFNKSIYIPYILRSGEKYCAVRIVESKLLNKYLNYLHHDIYSCTCVRSYYITEAEGRLLNEINHKHSESHFGREMFTVKDLVVRLSDVSKFWTFLDVCYKKLLMGNNGQGQSEKCGFIRINKESVVPYTVRDGQKFVPLFYFEGETENLKLKADNLSGWDLSYLKFCCKVQGIRNELFASDKVAVISLTDIKSYFPPGTQFEDYWPNKVVDTQLLVQKSNANSSVHWTRQPTAPPPKPTSSTQSKAAPTRKQATAVSYGNAAMSQVNMQQRLPGQMGSTNTPVVSNVWSNLTSVSGLNLTPGQQEHVLRMAQVAQAQSQRAYPTTRSQVQNIMQRQPYNVNFPPVAAAAAAMSAMTGLSSSSNQVPPPLIRGAQQAPTSHHMSSCVTGPPSLRSSNSLTINPVATPSHLLPPPPPYSASSNHLHEYLLANVSLASSPKNNHYASGGSNKTTYSTSNYNNNNTDYLLNNNILNAIYSKTAVTSIANHPVGSPARASPNQSHSVSSSGQPKQPPPPLIPMPNTSASDAFSAIRDTLQQLRSLKSLTTTFLPQNIPIPDPYGSPSPSSHAAGTTSPFSLHPLSMVPAAQSPVDIKPQPPTFSPSLANRQTKSVTMSATDVIDLSSPPRSAASLLHHQQQQQQQHHHQQHHQQQQQLQQQQQILQQQRGQQILTNGRCNTNAQNLMHGAPSAASAAAQVAAMQQHQRQSSVDASRLSAIPEMVSHNGNVPYKMQKAQIDGCTVPCINMKAYTYTDLLMTLADLKDIFFPHMTLENCRKVLDVLNVELYKGNRSQLKVFQEYGHHGMENMALVLVQDIINFMPQLKYMVRSQTQEQPAHKRARIS, from the exons ATGT cagcagcaacaacaacgACAACTCAAATGTCCATGCCGTCAACATCGTCTGTAGCAGGAGGCCCGCCAGATACCAACCGACAGCTTTTTAGCGTAAAGCAAGAGAGACACGACGAAGCGGAGATTTTGGAGTTGGCTGCCAAAATGATGGAGAGTCACAAGGCGCAAATGACCAAAGCGGCACAACAGCAGGCAATGCAACAGCAAATGCGTTCTGTGAATGTGATCAATAGCACAGGTCAGAcgaatatattaaattatttcccaaGAAAAACCTCACAGCAAGGATCGTCGTCATTACAAGCAGCTGGAACAAGTGCTTCGATTGTACCGACGACCACACCAGCGGCAGCGTCAGCGGTGACGGCAACGAATGGTGGTACGTACAACGGGAAACAACCAAATGGTGAGACAACATCGAGCTCTGCAAGTCCCGACGGCAGCACCGAGAAGAAGCCATGCGATGAGGAGAGTCAAAAGGGTCACTTTGGATGGCATACATTCAATAAATCCATCTACATCCCCTATATCCTGAGATCCGGGGAAAAGTACTGCGCTGTGCGTATTGTGGAGAGTAAACTTCTCAATAAATACTTGAACTACCTCCACCATGATATCTACAGTTGCACATGCGTTCGCAGTTACTACATTACCGAAGCCGAGGGGAGGCTCCTCAATGAGATTAATCATAAGCACAGTGAATCACATTTTGGGCGAGAAATGTTCACTGTAAAGGATTTAGTTGTTCGCCTATCTGACGTGAGCAAATTCTGGACATTCCTTGATGTTTGCTACAAGAAACTCCTTATGGGAAACAATGGGCAGGGGCAGTCCGAGAAATGTGGATTTATTAGGATTAACAAAGAATCTGTAGTTCCTTATACC gttcgTGATGGACAAAAGTTTGTTCCATTGTTCTACTTTGAGGGCGAAACGGAGAATTTGAAGTTGAAAGCTGACAATTTGTCCGGCTGGGATTTGTcctatttgaaattttgctgCAAAGTCCAAGGGATACGCAATGAGTTGTTTGCCAGTGATAAGGTTGCAGTAATAAGTTTGACTGATATCAAAAGTTACTTTCCACCTGGAACGCAATTTGAGGACTACTGGCCAAATAAGGTGGTGGACACACAATTACTGGTGCAAAAGTCAAATGCCAACAGTTCCGTACATTGGACACGACAACCTACAGCTCCACCACCGAAACCAACATCCAGCACCCAGTCAAAGGCAGCACCGACAAGGAAGCAAGCAACGGCTGTCTCCTATGGTAATGCTGCCATGTCACAGGTTAATATGCAACAGCGACTGCCTGGGCAAATGGGAAGCACAAATACACCCGTTGTGTCCAATGTGTGGTCCAACTTGACAAGTGTCTCAGGTCTCAATTTGACTCCTGGGCAGCAGGAGCATGTTCTAAGGATGGCTCAAGTTGCACAA GCTCAATCCCAACGAGCTTACCCAACGACAAGATCTCAAGTACAGAATATTATGCAACGTCAGCCCTACAATGTGAACTTCCCACCCGTGGCGGCTGCTGCGGCAGCAATGTCTGCAATGACTGGTCTCTCTTCTAGCTCTAATCAGGTGCCCCCACCTCTCATACGAGGTGCGCAGCAAGCACCCACTAGTCATCACAT GTCTAGTTGTGTTACTGGTCCACCATCATTACGCTCTAGTAATAGTCTGACGATAAATCCTGTTGCCACTCCTTCCCACCTATTGCCTCCTCCACCACCTTACAGTGCATCCAGTAATCACCTCCACGAATATCTGCTGGCAAATGTTTCGTTGGCATCATCACCAAAAAACAACCACTACGCAAGTGGTGGTAGTAACAAAACTACGTACAGTACATCCAATTACAATAACAACAACACCGATTATCTCTTGAATAACAACATTTTGAATGCGATATATTCAAAGACAGCTGTAACGTCAATAGCAAATCATCCGGTTGGCTCACCGGCCCGTGCATCGCCAAATCAAAGCCATAGCGTATCGTCGAGTGGTCAGCCGAAGCAGCCGCCGCCACCGCTAATACCAATGCCCAATACAAGTGCTAGTGATGCATTTAGTGCAATACGGGACACATTGCAGCAATTGCGAAGCTTAAAATCACTCACCACGACATTCTTGCCACAGAATATTCCCATTCCCGATCCCTATGGTAGCCCGTCACCATCCTCTCATGCTGCCGGTACCACATCGCCATTTTCCCTCCATCCACTATCCATGGTGCCGGCAGCACAGAGTCCTGTGGATATCAAACCACAACCACCAACCTTTTCTCCATCCCTCGCAAACAGACAAACGAAAAGCGTAACTATGTCAGCAACGGATGTAATCGATCTGTCTTCCCCTCCAAGGTCGGCCGCCAGTTTACTCCATCatcaacagcagcagcagcaacagcaccACCATCAGCAGCACcaccagcagcagcagcagctgcaACAGCAGCAACAGATACTTCAGCAGCAACGTGGTCAACAAATACTGACCAATGGGCGATGCAATACAAATGCACAGAATTTAATGCATGGCGCCCCATCGGCTGCGAGTGCTGCTGCCCAAGTGGCGGCTATGCAGCAACATCAAAGGCAATCATCGGTGGATGCGTCACGCCTCTCGGCGATACCCGAGATGGTGTCGCACAATGGCAATGTGCCctacaaaatgcaaaaggcACAAATTGATGGGTGCACGGTGCCGTGTATCAATATGAAGGCATACACGTACACTGATTTGCTCATGACGCTTGCCGATCtcaaagatattttctttccacACATGACACTCGAGAACTGCCGAAAGGTACTCGATGTCCTCAATGTGGAGTTGTACAAAGGAAACAg GAGTCAATTGAAGGTGTTCCAGGAGTATGGGCATCATGGCATGGAGAATATGGCCCTGGTACTGGTGCAGGATATCATCAATTTCATGCCACAGCTCAAGTACATGGTACGGAGTCAGACACAGGAGCAGCCTGCACACAAGCGGGCGAGGATCAGCTAG
- the LOC129785966 gene encoding uncharacterized protein LOC129785966 isoform X7 codes for MSAATTTTTQMSMPSTSSVAGGPPDTNRQLFSVKQERHDEAEILELAAKMMESHKAQMTKAAQQQAMQQQMRSVNVINSTGQTNILNYFPRKTSQQGSSSLQAAGTSASIVPTTTPAAASAVTATNGGTYNGKQPNGETTSSSASPDGSTEKKPCDEESQKGHFGWHTFNKSIYIPYILRSGEKYCAVRIVESKLLNKYLNYLHHDIYSCTCVRSYYITEAEGRLLNEINHKHSESHFGREMFTVKDLVVRLSDVSKFWTFLDVCYKKLLMGNNGQGQSEKCGFIRINKESVVPYTVRDGQKFVPLFYFEGETENLKLKADNLSGWDLSYLKFCCKVQGIRNELFASDKVAVISLTDIKSYFPPGTQFEDYWPNKVVDTQLLVQKSNANSSVHWTRQPTAPPPKPTSSTQSKAAPTRKQATAVSYGNAAMSQVNMQQRLPGQMGSTNTPVVSNVWSNLTSVSGLNLTPGQQEHVLRMAQVAQAQSQRAYPTTRSQVQNIMQRQPYNVNFPPVAAAAAAMSAMTGLSSSSNQVPPPLIRGAQQAPTSHHMSAASLLHHQQQQQQQHHHQQHHQQQQQLQQQQQILQQQRGQQILTNGRCNTNAQNLMHGAPSAASAAAQVAAMQQHQRQSSVDASRLSAIPEMVSHNGNVPYKMQKAQIDGCTVPCINMKAYTYTDLLMTLADLKDIFFPHMTLENCRKVLDVLNVELYKGNRSQLKVFQEYGHHGMENMALVLVQDIINFMPQLKYMVRSQTQEQPAHKRARIS; via the exons ATGT cagcagcaacaacaacgACAACTCAAATGTCCATGCCGTCAACATCGTCTGTAGCAGGAGGCCCGCCAGATACCAACCGACAGCTTTTTAGCGTAAAGCAAGAGAGACACGACGAAGCGGAGATTTTGGAGTTGGCTGCCAAAATGATGGAGAGTCACAAGGCGCAAATGACCAAAGCGGCACAACAGCAGGCAATGCAACAGCAAATGCGTTCTGTGAATGTGATCAATAGCACAGGTCAGAcgaatatattaaattatttcccaaGAAAAACCTCACAGCAAGGATCGTCGTCATTACAAGCAGCTGGAACAAGTGCTTCGATTGTACCGACGACCACACCAGCGGCAGCGTCAGCGGTGACGGCAACGAATGGTGGTACGTACAACGGGAAACAACCAAATGGTGAGACAACATCGAGCTCTGCAAGTCCCGACGGCAGCACCGAGAAGAAGCCATGCGATGAGGAGAGTCAAAAGGGTCACTTTGGATGGCATACATTCAATAAATCCATCTACATCCCCTATATCCTGAGATCCGGGGAAAAGTACTGCGCTGTGCGTATTGTGGAGAGTAAACTTCTCAATAAATACTTGAACTACCTCCACCATGATATCTACAGTTGCACATGCGTTCGCAGTTACTACATTACCGAAGCCGAGGGGAGGCTCCTCAATGAGATTAATCATAAGCACAGTGAATCACATTTTGGGCGAGAAATGTTCACTGTAAAGGATTTAGTTGTTCGCCTATCTGACGTGAGCAAATTCTGGACATTCCTTGATGTTTGCTACAAGAAACTCCTTATGGGAAACAATGGGCAGGGGCAGTCCGAGAAATGTGGATTTATTAGGATTAACAAAGAATCTGTAGTTCCTTATACC gttcgTGATGGACAAAAGTTTGTTCCATTGTTCTACTTTGAGGGCGAAACGGAGAATTTGAAGTTGAAAGCTGACAATTTGTCCGGCTGGGATTTGTcctatttgaaattttgctgCAAAGTCCAAGGGATACGCAATGAGTTGTTTGCCAGTGATAAGGTTGCAGTAATAAGTTTGACTGATATCAAAAGTTACTTTCCACCTGGAACGCAATTTGAGGACTACTGGCCAAATAAGGTGGTGGACACACAATTACTGGTGCAAAAGTCAAATGCCAACAGTTCCGTACATTGGACACGACAACCTACAGCTCCACCACCGAAACCAACATCCAGCACCCAGTCAAAGGCAGCACCGACAAGGAAGCAAGCAACGGCTGTCTCCTATGGTAATGCTGCCATGTCACAGGTTAATATGCAACAGCGACTGCCTGGGCAAATGGGAAGCACAAATACACCCGTTGTGTCCAATGTGTGGTCCAACTTGACAAGTGTCTCAGGTCTCAATTTGACTCCTGGGCAGCAGGAGCATGTTCTAAGGATGGCTCAAGTTGCACAA GCTCAATCCCAACGAGCTTACCCAACGACAAGATCTCAAGTACAGAATATTATGCAACGTCAGCCCTACAATGTGAACTTCCCACCCGTGGCGGCTGCTGCGGCAGCAATGTCTGCAATGACTGGTCTCTCTTCTAGCTCTAATCAGGTGCCCCCACCTCTCATACGAGGTGCGCAGCAAGCACCCACTAGTCATCACAT GTCGGCCGCCAGTTTACTCCATCatcaacagcagcagcagcaacagcaccACCATCAGCAGCACcaccagcagcagcagcagctgcaACAGCAGCAACAGATACTTCAGCAGCAACGTGGTCAACAAATACTGACCAATGGGCGATGCAATACAAATGCACAGAATTTAATGCATGGCGCCCCATCGGCTGCGAGTGCTGCTGCCCAAGTGGCGGCTATGCAGCAACATCAAAGGCAATCATCGGTGGATGCGTCACGCCTCTCGGCGATACCCGAGATGGTGTCGCACAATGGCAATGTGCCctacaaaatgcaaaaggcACAAATTGATGGGTGCACGGTGCCGTGTATCAATATGAAGGCATACACGTACACTGATTTGCTCATGACGCTTGCCGATCtcaaagatattttctttccacACATGACACTCGAGAACTGCCGAAAGGTACTCGATGTCCTCAATGTGGAGTTGTACAAAGGAAACAg GAGTCAATTGAAGGTGTTCCAGGAGTATGGGCATCATGGCATGGAGAATATGGCCCTGGTACTGGTGCAGGATATCATCAATTTCATGCCACAGCTCAAGTACATGGTACGGAGTCAGACACAGGAGCAGCCTGCACACAAGCGGGCGAGGATCAGCTAG